One window from the genome of Desulforamulus ruminis DSM 2154 encodes:
- the ytvI gene encoding sporulation integral membrane protein YtvI produces the protein MPTWLKTALNVVLAGLLLLVAFFTLDRLWDYVAKWLGYLIPLAIPFIVAIFMSFILEPMVVIFQERGRMSRGPAVALAMLLVLGFFGIIIVLLLLKLATELFNISKALPGIVGEIQIWLQESLPKLKHFYGELPSSTTTYIESSLGSFAQSLQGFLSKTTESILSIFTAVPGVVAFIIISLLATYFISKDRRLLARKWVSLCPAPYGERSLHIVREVFGAFISYIKAQGILVSITTFTSIVGLYIIGAEYALTMGLLIGFFDIIPVLGPATVFIPWIIWAFMSGPAIFAVKLLILYVIVLVTRQLLETKVVSHSLGLHPLATLVALFVGFKLLGFLGMILGPILLIAVQAFIKAGIPTSRVK, from the coding sequence TTGCCTACCTGGCTAAAGACCGCCCTAAATGTTGTATTGGCCGGTCTACTTCTTTTAGTGGCGTTTTTTACCCTGGATCGCCTTTGGGACTATGTGGCCAAGTGGCTTGGTTATCTAATTCCCCTTGCCATTCCTTTTATTGTGGCAATCTTCATGAGTTTTATACTTGAACCCATGGTGGTTATTTTTCAAGAGCGCGGACGCATGTCCCGGGGGCCCGCGGTGGCCTTGGCCATGCTGTTGGTGCTGGGTTTTTTTGGCATTATTATTGTTCTTTTATTACTCAAACTGGCTACTGAATTGTTTAATATATCCAAGGCTTTACCCGGGATCGTCGGCGAAATTCAAATTTGGCTTCAGGAGTCCCTGCCCAAATTAAAACATTTTTACGGAGAACTTCCGTCCAGCACCACAACCTATATTGAGAGTTCCCTTGGTTCCTTTGCCCAGTCTTTGCAGGGTTTTCTCAGTAAGACCACGGAATCCATTTTAAGTATTTTTACAGCGGTTCCCGGTGTGGTTGCATTTATTATTATCAGTTTACTGGCCACTTATTTCATCAGTAAAGACAGACGGTTACTGGCCCGCAAATGGGTCAGTCTTTGCCCTGCTCCCTATGGCGAGAGAAGTTTGCACATTGTCAGAGAGGTATTTGGGGCTTTCATTTCTTATATTAAGGCCCAGGGAATTTTAGTCAGCATCACTACCTTCACCAGCATCGTCGGTTTATACATTATCGGTGCTGAATATGCTTTGACCATGGGTCTTTTAATTGGTTTCTTTGATATTATTCCGGTGCTGGGTCCGGCTACGGTTTTTATTCCCTGGATTATTTGGGCTTTTATGAGCGGGCCTGCCATTTTTGCCGTTAAACTGCTGATTTTGTACGTAATTGTATTGGTTACCCGGCAGTTGCTGGAAACCAAAGTGGTGTCCCATAGCCTTGGCTTGCATCCACTAGCCACTCTCGTTGCTTTATTTGTTGGTTTTAAACTTCTGGGTTTTCTGGGTATGATTTTAGGTCCCATTTTGTTAATTGCAGTGCAGGCTTTTATAAAAGCAGGAATTCCCACCTCAAGGGTGAAATAA
- a CDS encoding 1-deoxy-D-xylulose-5-phosphate reductoisomerase has product MKQLSILGSTGSIGRQTLEVVEQFPEELKVVALAAGRNRDDFLKQCLSHRPRVVSLELEEDARWLREQLPGQYHPEIYFGLNGLVEVATCSEAAVVLTALSGAVGLIPTCAAIEAGKQIALANKETLVAAGEYVTGLAAKNKVQLLPVDSEHSAIFQCLHGESKLWVRRIILTASGGPFRQLDQKALSRVTPQMALKHPNWSMGQKITIDSATLMNKGLEVIEAKWLFDLDFAAIDVVVHPQSLIHSMVEYGDGSILAHLGIPDMRIPIQYALSYPDRWFNSLPRLGLTEIKALTFEQPDTGRFPALALAYAAGKEGGTAPAVMNAANEIAVHAFLAGEIQFLDIPRVVEKTLNAHQTFKPSSLEEIIEVDGWARKRAVQFLTNI; this is encoded by the coding sequence ATGAAACAACTTTCCATCCTTGGCAGTACCGGTTCCATTGGCAGGCAGACCCTGGAGGTAGTTGAGCAATTTCCAGAGGAGTTGAAGGTGGTAGCCCTGGCTGCCGGTCGAAATCGGGATGATTTCTTGAAACAATGCCTTTCTCATCGTCCCCGGGTGGTTTCTCTGGAATTAGAGGAAGATGCGCGCTGGCTTCGGGAACAACTGCCCGGACAGTATCATCCGGAAATTTATTTTGGTTTAAACGGGTTGGTGGAAGTGGCCACCTGCAGCGAAGCCGCGGTGGTATTAACGGCATTAAGCGGAGCCGTTGGTCTGATCCCTACCTGTGCCGCCATTGAGGCCGGCAAACAAATTGCTCTGGCCAACAAGGAAACGCTGGTGGCAGCAGGGGAATATGTAACCGGCCTGGCGGCAAAGAATAAAGTTCAACTGCTGCCGGTGGACAGTGAACATTCCGCCATATTTCAGTGCCTGCACGGGGAATCCAAACTTTGGGTCCGCAGAATCATACTAACGGCTTCCGGCGGACCTTTCCGGCAGCTGGATCAAAAAGCCCTCTCCCGGGTTACGCCCCAGATGGCCTTAAAACATCCCAATTGGTCCATGGGACAAAAGATTACCATTGATTCGGCAACCTTGATGAATAAGGGACTGGAGGTTATTGAAGCCAAGTGGCTTTTTGACTTGGATTTTGCTGCTATTGATGTGGTGGTGCATCCCCAGAGCCTGATTCACTCCATGGTGGAGTATGGCGACGGATCCATTCTGGCCCACCTGGGGATACCGGATATGCGCATCCCCATCCAATACGCTCTCAGTTATCCGGACCGCTGGTTCAATTCCTTACCCCGGTTGGGTTTAACGGAAATAAAGGCCCTGACCTTTGAGCAGCCGGATACCGGTCGTTTTCCCGCCCTGGCTCTGGCCTATGCGGCCGGGAAGGAAGGCGGCACGGCCCCGGCAGTGATGAACGCCGCCAACGAGATCGCGGTTCATGCCTTTTTAGCAGGAGAGATTCAATTTTTAGATATACCCCGGGTGGTTGAGAAAACCCTTAACGCCCACCAGACCTTTAAACCATCCAGCCTGGAAGAGATTATTGAAGTGGACGGCTGGGCCAGAAAAAGGGCTGTACAATTTTTAACAAATATATAG
- the rseP gene encoding RIP metalloprotease RseP — translation MQTFIASVVVFGLLIFFHELGHFLVAKRVGILVHEFSLGFGPKIFGIRRGETIYNLRLLPLGGFVRMAGMDPNEEENDIPVEKAFNHKTALQRAAVIIAGPLMNFVLAAVLFALVIMMQGIPVASTKVGEVISGYPAQQAGMQAGDKIVAVNDKPVQDWNELVGEVNKYQGEPVKLNVLRDSQELQLTVTTMKDQSGRYMIGIRADEKETFIKKMNPLAAMAEGTVYTGKVTVFILVYIGQMITGGGEVDLGGPIRVVSEISKAAAFGPFQVMQLAAFLSINLGLFNLFPIPALDGSRVLFLLWEKISGRPVDPSRESFIHLVGFGLLLLLMVVITYNDVVSIMFDK, via the coding sequence ATGCAAACATTTATCGCTTCGGTAGTTGTCTTTGGGCTATTGATTTTTTTCCATGAACTGGGTCATTTTTTAGTGGCCAAGCGGGTGGGTATCCTGGTACATGAATTTAGCCTGGGATTTGGTCCCAAGATTTTTGGGATTCGCCGGGGCGAGACAATTTATAACCTTCGCCTGCTGCCTCTGGGCGGCTTTGTTCGCATGGCGGGGATGGACCCCAATGAAGAGGAAAACGATATTCCCGTTGAAAAAGCCTTTAATCATAAAACAGCCCTGCAAAGGGCGGCGGTAATTATCGCCGGACCTTTAATGAATTTTGTGCTGGCTGCGGTGTTATTCGCTTTGGTGATTATGATGCAGGGGATCCCGGTTGCTTCAACCAAAGTGGGAGAGGTTATCAGCGGTTATCCCGCTCAACAGGCCGGTATGCAAGCCGGAGATAAGATTGTGGCTGTCAACGACAAGCCGGTTCAGGACTGGAACGAACTGGTGGGTGAAGTGAATAAATATCAAGGCGAGCCCGTCAAATTGAACGTGCTGCGTGACTCTCAGGAACTGCAGCTGACCGTAACCACCATGAAAGATCAAAGCGGCCGCTATATGATCGGTATCCGGGCGGATGAGAAGGAAACCTTTATTAAAAAAATGAATCCTCTGGCGGCCATGGCGGAAGGAACAGTTTATACCGGCAAGGTTACCGTCTTTATTTTGGTCTACATCGGGCAAATGATTACCGGCGGCGGTGAAGTGGACTTGGGAGGACCAATCCGGGTGGTTTCGGAAATTAGCAAGGCGGCGGCCTTTGGCCCTTTTCAGGTTATGCAGCTGGCGGCTTTTCTCAGTATCAACCTGGGGCTGTTTAATCTTTTCCCCATTCCCGCCCTGGACGGCAGTCGGGTTTTATTCCTGCTGTGGGAGAAGATTTCCGGAAGGCCGGTGGACCCTTCCAGAGAGAGTTTCATTCACCTGGTGGGCTTTGGCCTGCTGCTTTTGTTAATGGTGGTCATTACCTATAACGATGTGGTATCCATCATGTTTGATAAATAA
- the ispG gene encoding flavodoxin-dependent (E)-4-hydroxy-3-methylbut-2-enyl-diphosphate synthase: MKFKNTRPVKVGPVQIGGGAPVIVQSMTNTDTRDARATIEQIKELTEAGCEVIRVAVPDREAAGALAAIKAGIAIPLIADIHFDYRLALAALEAGVDGLRINPGNIGGQRKVAEVVAAARERLVPIRIGVNAGSLEKELLSKYGGVTAAAMVESALRHIEMLEGLNYREIKISLKASNIPLMLEAYQKLSAQVEYPMHIGVTEAGTVKGGMIKSAVGIGALLAAGIGDTLRVSLTGHPKHEVYVAWEILKALGLRRRGVELISCPTCGRTQINLIQIAEQVEEKLARVDKPLKVAVMGCAVNGPGEAREADVGIAGGKGVGLIFRKGEIIRQVPEEDLLQELLKEIEKL; the protein is encoded by the coding sequence ATGAAATTCAAAAATACCCGTCCGGTGAAAGTCGGCCCGGTGCAAATTGGCGGCGGCGCACCGGTGATTGTACAATCCATGACCAATACCGATACCCGGGACGCCCGGGCAACCATTGAACAAATCAAAGAGCTGACCGAGGCAGGCTGTGAAGTGATCCGGGTCGCGGTGCCCGACAGAGAAGCCGCCGGGGCTCTGGCAGCCATCAAGGCCGGTATTGCCATCCCGCTGATCGCAGATATTCACTTTGATTACCGCTTGGCCCTGGCTGCTTTAGAAGCCGGTGTTGATGGCTTAAGAATTAATCCGGGGAATATCGGGGGCCAAAGGAAGGTTGCCGAAGTGGTGGCCGCGGCCCGGGAAAGGCTGGTGCCCATTCGCATCGGTGTCAATGCCGGTTCCCTGGAAAAAGAACTCCTAAGCAAATACGGCGGGGTAACCGCCGCTGCCATGGTGGAAAGTGCCCTGAGACATATTGAAATGCTGGAGGGCCTGAATTACCGGGAAATAAAAATTTCTTTAAAGGCTTCCAACATTCCTTTGATGCTGGAGGCTTATCAAAAGCTGTCGGCCCAGGTGGAATACCCCATGCATATTGGCGTAACCGAGGCAGGTACCGTCAAGGGCGGCATGATCAAGTCCGCCGTGGGTATCGGGGCCTTGCTGGCTGCAGGAATTGGCGATACCCTGCGGGTTTCTTTAACCGGACATCCCAAACATGAAGTGTATGTGGCCTGGGAAATCTTAAAAGCCCTGGGGCTGCGGAGGAGAGGAGTAGAACTGATTTCCTGTCCTACCTGCGGCAGAACCCAGATTAATCTGATTCAGATTGCGGAACAGGTGGAAGAAAAGCTGGCCCGGGTGGACAAGCCCCTTAAGGTGGCTGTCATGGGCTGTGCGGTGAACGGCCCCGGAGAAGCCCGGGAGGCCGATGTTGGCATTGCCGGAGGGAAAGGGGTTGGCCTGATCTTTCGTAAAGGGGAAATCATCCGTCAGGTCCCTGAGGAGGATTTGCTGCAAGAATTGCTGAAGGAAATAGAAAAGCTGTAG
- a CDS encoding proline--tRNA ligase: MRTTQMLMPTLREVPAEAEVVSHQLLLRAGFIRKLASGVYTYLPLAMRVLQKIERIVREEMNRQGGQELLMPIIQPAEIWLESGRWHVYGPELFRLKDRHDRDFCLGPTHEEVITLLVRGEVRSYKQMPLLLYHITNKYRDERRPRFGLMRGREFIMKDLYSFDRNEEELDVSYQKMHEAYTNVFTRCGLKFRPVEADSGAIGGSSTHEFMVLADSGEAAILYCSHCDYAANIEKASLPAAGLDAAVPPLELEQVSTPGQKSAAEVAQFFGLETSQVIKTMIYRTDKELVAALVRGDRDVNEIKLLNVLGALTVELASETEVQQATGAPTGYAGPVGLKKIRMVADHEVMALVNAVAGANQGDAHYKNVNPDRDFKPDLVADIRMVQAGESCANCGGTLEEARGIEVGQIFKLGTKYSKTLGATYLDENGKEQPIVMGCYGIGVSRTMAAAIEQNHDADGIIWPASIAPYHAVVIPVSAKDQGQMELAGDLYDQLNRLGVETILDDRAERPGVKFKDADLIGYPLRIVVGAKALSEGVVEVRQRRSGQVDLLPVDQLAEKVKEILTSL, translated from the coding sequence ATGCGAACAACACAAATGCTGATGCCCACTTTGCGGGAGGTTCCTGCAGAAGCCGAAGTTGTCAGCCACCAGCTTTTACTGCGGGCAGGCTTTATTCGGAAACTTGCCTCGGGTGTATATACCTATTTGCCTTTGGCCATGCGGGTTTTGCAAAAAATAGAACGAATCGTTCGGGAAGAAATGAACCGTCAGGGCGGTCAGGAGCTTTTAATGCCCATTATCCAGCCCGCTGAAATATGGCTGGAATCCGGAAGGTGGCATGTCTATGGCCCGGAACTGTTTCGTTTAAAAGACCGCCACGACCGTGATTTTTGTTTGGGACCCACCCATGAAGAGGTCATTACCCTTTTGGTGCGGGGTGAAGTAAGATCTTATAAGCAAATGCCCTTGTTGCTTTATCATATAACCAATAAATACCGTGACGAACGCCGCCCCCGTTTTGGACTGATGCGGGGCCGGGAATTTATTATGAAAGATTTGTATTCCTTTGACCGTAATGAAGAAGAGCTGGATGTCAGCTATCAAAAGATGCACGAAGCTTACACCAATGTATTTACCCGCTGCGGTCTGAAATTCCGTCCTGTGGAAGCGGATTCCGGCGCCATTGGAGGCAGCAGCACCCATGAGTTTATGGTCCTGGCGGATTCCGGTGAGGCAGCCATCCTTTATTGCTCCCACTGTGATTATGCCGCCAATATTGAAAAGGCTTCCCTGCCTGCCGCAGGACTGGATGCCGCCGTGCCGCCGCTGGAGCTTGAGCAGGTGTCTACGCCGGGTCAGAAGTCTGCCGCTGAGGTGGCACAGTTTTTTGGCCTGGAAACCAGTCAGGTGATCAAGACCATGATTTACCGTACCGATAAAGAACTGGTGGCGGCCTTGGTACGGGGTGACCGGGATGTTAACGAAATAAAACTGCTGAATGTCTTAGGAGCCCTGACTGTTGAACTGGCCAGCGAGACCGAGGTTCAGCAGGCCACCGGGGCGCCAACGGGATATGCCGGTCCGGTGGGTCTTAAAAAAATTCGCATGGTGGCGGACCACGAAGTGATGGCCCTGGTTAATGCCGTTGCAGGCGCCAATCAAGGGGATGCCCACTATAAAAACGTAAATCCGGACCGCGACTTTAAACCCGACTTGGTAGCAGACATTCGCATGGTGCAGGCCGGTGAGTCCTGTGCCAACTGCGGGGGAACCCTGGAGGAAGCCCGGGGCATTGAAGTGGGCCAGATTTTCAAGCTGGGCACCAAATACAGCAAGACGTTGGGGGCAACCTATTTAGATGAAAACGGCAAGGAGCAGCCCATTGTCATGGGCTGCTACGGGATCGGGGTGAGCCGTACCATGGCTGCGGCCATCGAGCAAAATCACGATGCGGACGGGATTATCTGGCCGGCCAGTATTGCTCCCTACCATGCGGTGGTGATCCCGGTATCGGCCAAGGATCAGGGACAAATGGAGCTGGCCGGGGACTTATATGATCAACTAAACCGTCTGGGAGTGGAAACCATCCTGGATGACCGGGCGGAGCGTCCCGGCGTTAAATTCAAAGATGCGGATCTAATTGGCTATCCCTTGCGCATTGTTGTAGGTGCCAAGGCCCTCAGTGAAGGCGTGGTAGAGGTCCGGCAGCGCCGTTCAGGACAAGTGGATTTGCTTCCTGTAGATCAGTTGGCGGAAAAAGTTAAAGAAATACTAACTTCCCTGTAG
- a CDS encoding MGDG synthase family glycosyltransferase, giving the protein MQLQRILLLSVSAGEGHMRAAAAIKEEIFRRNPGATIEILDTFRYASPLIEKVVLGTYMEIIKMSPVIYGYLYRQAEKEKPFSGFAKKEFNRIMSLLAAPKLESLMNQMQPQAIVCTHPFPLGILIHLRQQGKCPMPILGTITDFTVHPFWLFEEVDCYLLAAESLVKSFQEYGIAKEKIKATGIPIDPNFALPKERASLRNRWRLKPQHQAVLVMGGGLGMGPLEEVVKDLASSGLPCQIVVVCGRNEELRQKLLKVTPHLSGNVQVLGYVTEIQDLMAACDFMVGKAGGLTSSEAMASGLPMFITDPIPGQEERNVAFLEAAGAAKLVRNPEDLVYQVKKYLTDPVAQQVMKENARKIGRPRSAESVVNVIEELINHRLARIKGFA; this is encoded by the coding sequence ATGCAATTACAAAGGATTTTGCTGCTGTCCGTCTCCGCCGGGGAAGGCCACATGAGGGCGGCGGCAGCGATAAAAGAGGAGATTTTCAGACGCAATCCCGGCGCTACGATAGAGATTCTGGATACCTTCCGTTACGCCAGTCCTTTAATTGAAAAGGTTGTGCTGGGGACCTACATGGAAATTATTAAAATGTCCCCGGTGATTTACGGTTACCTTTACCGCCAAGCGGAAAAGGAAAAACCCTTTTCCGGTTTTGCCAAAAAGGAGTTTAACCGTATCATGAGCCTTTTGGCGGCTCCCAAACTGGAATCTTTGATGAATCAGATGCAGCCTCAGGCCATTGTTTGCACCCATCCTTTCCCTCTGGGCATTTTAATTCATTTACGCCAGCAGGGGAAATGCCCAATGCCCATTTTGGGGACAATAACGGACTTTACGGTGCATCCCTTCTGGTTGTTTGAAGAGGTGGATTGCTACCTGCTGGCAGCGGAATCTCTGGTAAAATCATTTCAGGAGTACGGGATTGCCAAAGAAAAAATTAAGGCTACGGGAATCCCCATTGATCCAAACTTTGCCCTGCCCAAAGAAAGGGCTTCCTTAAGGAACCGTTGGCGCCTGAAGCCGCAGCATCAGGCGGTTTTGGTCATGGGTGGGGGCTTGGGGATGGGCCCTTTGGAAGAAGTGGTGAAGGATTTGGCTTCTTCCGGGCTGCCCTGCCAAATTGTGGTGGTCTGCGGGCGAAATGAAGAACTAAGGCAGAAATTGTTAAAAGTAACGCCTCATTTGTCCGGAAATGTTCAGGTGCTGGGTTATGTTACCGAGATACAGGATTTAATGGCCGCCTGCGATTTTATGGTGGGAAAAGCCGGAGGGCTCACTTCCTCGGAAGCCATGGCCAGCGGGCTGCCGATGTTTATCACCGATCCGATTCCCGGACAGGAAGAGCGGAATGTTGCCTTTCTGGAGGCCGCCGGGGCGGCAAAACTGGTCAGGAACCCTGAGGATTTAGTTTATCAGGTTAAAAAATACTTGACCGATCCCGTAGCGCAACAGGTTATGAAAGAAAATGCCCGGAAAATTGGCCGGCCTAGATCGGCGGAGTCTGTGGTGAACGTTATTGAAGAGTTAATCAATCACCGGTTGGCAAGAATAAAAGGATTTGCATGA